Proteins found in one Kluyveromyces marxianus DMKU3-1042 DNA, complete genome, chromosome 2 genomic segment:
- the HST2 gene encoding histone deacetylase HST2 codes for MTSEGVRSIKTLAKYLKENPEAKAIFMVGAGISTSSGIPDFRSPETGLYHNLSKLNLPYAEAVFDIDYFKKDPKPFYTLAEELYPGNFKPSPFHCLMKLFEEKGRLKRIYTQNIDTLEREAKISQEYIVEAHGSFASNHCVECGKEFPRETFEKKLAFYKGKEGEEEEELYAKCDECDGLVKPKIVFFGEGLPTEFFETWDLDSSLEDEKIVCIVGGTSLSVFPFASLPMEAPEGWQRVLINREVVGDFKKSKGTKKSKGKLLEKSRRSSDLIYQGSTDDAAFLLASELGWLDELEKLSGKEFAKDIKESTTEEKEEEQKQEAEEQEKEEEEEEEEEFVDASEDLVSELAGLSIKE; via the coding sequence ATGACTTCAGAAGGTGTAAGATCCATCAAAACGCTGGCCAAATACTTGAAGGAGAATCCGGAGGCAAAAGCTATTTTCATGGTTGGGGCCGGGATCTCCACTTCAAGCGGAATCCCAGATTTCCGGTCTCCAGAAACAGGATTGTATCACAACTTATCGAAGCTAAATCTTCCATATGCCGAAGCGGTGTTCGATATCGACTATTTCAAGAAGGATCCCAAGCCTTTCTACACGCTTGCAGAAGAATTATACCCTGGCAACTTCAAGCCGTCGCCGTTCCATTGTCTCATGAAGCTTTTCGAAGAGAAAGGTCGGTTGAAGCGCATTTACACGCAGAATATTGACACATTGGAAAGAGAAGCGAAGATCAGCCAGGAGTATATTGTGGAGGCGCACGGTTCATTTGCGTCGAACCATTGTGTGGAATGTGGCAAGGAGTTCCCCCGTGAAACGtttgagaagaaattggCGTTTTACAAGGGgaaagaaggtgaagaggaagaagagttgtATGCTAAATGTGACGAATGCGATGGATTAGTTAAGCCAAAGATTGTGTTCTTTGGGGAAGGGCTTCCAACAGAGTTCTTTGAGACTTGGGATTTAGATAGCAGCCTCGAGGATGAAAAGATTGTGTGCATCGTCGGAGGCACATCACTCTCTGTGTTTCCCTTTGCGTCTTTGCCGATGGAGGCGCCAGAAGGCTGGCAAAGAGTGTTGATTAATAGAGAAGTGGTGGGCGATTTCAAGAAGTCTAAGGGTACCAAGAAGAGCAAGGGTAAGTTATTGGAGAAATCGAGGAGAAGCAGTGACCTCATATACCAAGGCTCTACCGATGATGCCGCTTTTCTTCTGGCTTCTGAGCTTGGTTGGTTAGATGAACTTGAAAAGCTCAGCGGCAAAGAATTTGCAAAAGATATAAAAGAGAGCACaacagaagagaaagaggaggaacagaaacaagaagcagaagaacaggagaaagaagaagaagaggaagaagaggaagaattcGTTGATGCTTCTGAAGATCTCGTTTCAGAACTTGCAGGATTAAGCATTAAGGAATGA
- the MSH4 gene encoding MutS family protein MSH4: MNRTVTTASFARWAFESSTVDSTSNSTEYGSNNSSRNTRSAVKTREMNNTRRIISKQPTIDELTHSKYSKSYSCSVGRVLQTRQSKGSSRYTARSKKQNATATDLAAAPERTIFSLYESGKNADTRVGICIISFATAEMHVCEFIDTQVFIKTLNMLHVSQPTDILIPSHSLSGKVTKLATLIKYNVSRSSKVTEGVSKVYKAQDGLDVVENLALTMMNKSSVSFKEQLSGKEFALMAVSGAANYMEHISRLDPALDFKNFRVKVDNGENTMLIDLKTIKSLELVENSLEPNGMSLLKALDFTVTKMGRRALRSNILQPLTDASSLNQRVAAIKELQTDMDLLNSVRSELKVLHDLDGLFSKLLSIDRMIISPEQKVNYVILIKESIETMASLNIVLENTDYESDILNEIFNVLKSRDIITISATINQFINEDTRWASTNIDLQNQKVYAVKSGSNNLLDVLRQLYKSLTDDIMSEIQRLRDTFGLNFSHGYDYNRQFFLKIKRKDLENGHELDCCFINRIEKKSVVEFTTLNLMKLSNRLAELNSEILTLSEQVVTELLIKLSSYMSVFFMLSEAVTALDLLCSFAKLGLEKAWCLPSFGSKLSLKSARHPILESVLPDFIPNDMEAVPNLSSFQILTGCNMSGKSLYLKQVALLNIVAQIGCPVPCNEACFPIYHKLHARLCNDITEVNSSSFSTEMKEIAYYIDDVTDKTLMIIDELGRGSSINDGFSISLAISEYLLSKKATVFLSTHFRDIAKILSAKPCVLHLEMKAEVDDSDLKMTYKASRNMQEIDGYGMKLCKKLFADDIILEAAKISELLKASRKKGLKIVETEDQEDLEDNYSQLKHVHYLVEHLKEIQSRKTPVNAQELIDLQNEFISTFEIV; this comes from the coding sequence ATGAACAGAACCGTCACCACTGCTTCATTTGCCAGATGGGCTTTTGAATCTTCAACAGTTGATAGCACATCAAACTCTACTGAGTATGGATCCAATAACTCTTCTAGAAATACACGCTCTGCTGTGAAAACCAGGGAAATGAACAATACCAGACGCATAATTTCGAAACAACCCACAATTGATGAGCTTACACATTCgaaatattccaaaagCTATTCCTGTTCCGTGGGGAGGGTTCTGCAAACAAGACAATCAAAGGGGTCATCCAGGTATACGGCCAGGAGTAAGAAACAGAATGCGACAGCAACTGATTTAGCTGCGGCTCCAGAGAGAACAATATTCAGTCTTTACGAGTCCGGAAAAAACGCAGATACTCGTGTTGGAATTTGCATTATCAGTTTCGCAACAGCAGAAATGCATGTTTGCGAGTTTATTGACACACAAGTGTTCATTAAAACGTTAAATATGCTTCACGTTTCACAGCCAACAGATATACTAATTCCGTCTCACTCTCTCTCAGGGAAAGTCACCAAGCTAGCAACTTTAATCAAGTACAATGTGTCTCGAAGTTCAAAGGTTACAGAAGGCGTCTCTAAAGTGTACAAAGCGCAGGACGGTTTGGATGTCGTGGAAAACCTTGCTTTGACAATGATGAATAAAAGCTCGGTATCATTTAAAGAGCAGCTTTCAGGAAAAGAATTCGCACTAATGGCTGTATCAGGAGCTGCAAATTATATGGAACACATATCCAGACTAGATCCTGCCCTGgatttcaaaaactttaGGGTTAAGGTAGATAACGGAGAGAACACGATGCTTATTGACTTGAAGACAATCAAAAGCTTGGAATTGGTAGAGAACTCTTTGGAGCCAAATGGTATGTCTTTATTGAAAGCATTGGATTTCACAGTAACCAAGATGGGTCGCAGGGCACTTCGAAGTAATATACTACAACCACTAACTGACGCTTCTAGTTTGAATCAGAGAGTAGCTGCTATAAAAGAATTACAGACTGATATGGATTTACTCAATTCTGTAAGATCAGAACTTAAAGTTCTACATGATTTGGATGGCTTGTTTTCTAAACTCCTCTCCATAGACCGTATGATCATTTCTCCTGAACAGAAAGTGAATTATGTCATTCTCATTAAGGAATCGATTGAAACTATGGCATCATTAAATATTGTCTTGGAGAACACAGATTATGAAAGCGATatattgaatgaaatatttAATGTATTAAAATCGAGAGatataataacaatatccGCCACAATTAATCAATTTATCAACGAAGACACCCGTTGGGCTTCTACTAATATTGATCTTCAAAACCAGAAAGTGTATGCAGTGAAAAGTGGATCTAATAACCTCTTGGATGTTTTAAGACAATTATACAAATCACTAACAGATGACATAATGTCCGAGATCCAGAGGCTCAGAGACACCTTTGGTTTGAATTTCAGTCATGGTTACGATTACAATAGGCAATTCTTTctaaaaattaaaagaaagGACCTTGAAAATGGTCATGAGTTAGACTGTTGTTTCATCAatagaattgaaaagaagagtgTTGTAGAATTCACGACACTAAATCTAATGAAATTGAGCAACAGGCTAGCTGAACTCAACTCAGAAATTCTAACATTAAGTGAACAAGTGGTTACTGAACTATTGATTAAATTATCATCTTATATGTCCGTATTTTTTATGCTTTCAGAAGCTGTCACGGCCCTCGACCTTTTATGCTCTTTTGCTAAGCTCGGCCTCGAAAAAGCCTGGTGTTTACCATCATTTGGTAGCAAACTTTCACTTAAGAGTGCTCGTCATCCTATTCTTGAGTCTGTACTCCCTGATTTTATTCCAAATGATATGGAAGCTGTTCCTAACTTATCATCTTTTCAGATCCTTACTGGCTGTAACATGAGCGGTAAATCATTATATCTCAAACAAGTGGCTTTATTGAACATCGTTGCACAAATCGGTTGTCCAGTTCCTTGTAATGAAGCATGCTTTCCAATATATCATAAACTACACGCAAGGCTCTGTAATGATATCACAGAAGTGAATTCATCTAGTTTTTCTACTgaaatgaaagaaatagCCTATTATATTGATGATGTAACAGATAAAACATTAATGATAATTGACGAATTAGGACGTGGATCAAGCATTAATGATGGtttctcaatttctttaGCGATTTCTGAGTATCTCCTCTCTAAAAAGGCAACCgtgtttctttcaactcACTTTAGAGATATTGCCAAAATTCTAAGCGCGAAACCTTGTGTTCTTCATTTAGAAATGAAAGCCGAAGTAGATGATTCTGATTTAAAAATGACCTATAAGGCTTCAAGAAATATGCAAGAAATTGATGGATATGGTATGAAATTATGCAAGAAACTATTTGCAGATGACATAATATTAGAAGCAGCAAAAATATCCGAGTTATTGAAGGCaagtagaaaaaaaggattAAAAATCGTTGAAACTGAAGACCAAGAAGACCTAGAAGATAATTACAGTCAATTGAAGCATGTTCATTATCTTGTTGAACATTTGAAGGAAATCCAATCAAGGAAAACCCCAGTAAATGCTCAAGAGTTAATAGACCTACAAAACGAATTTATTTCTACTTTTGAAATCGTTTAA